A section of the Triplophysa dalaica isolate WHDGS20190420 chromosome 8, ASM1584641v1, whole genome shotgun sequence genome encodes:
- the LOC130427628 gene encoding protein lifeguard 3, translating into MSKSDLPPSYEESRQQSNGQQQHGNYPYPPYGYPTQPGVNTGPGQPGIQPQAGLWQGPGYSSSAMPTVMPSFITPGMFSSNPRDAEEVSSAGVWDSMRVRHAFIRKVYLILAAQLSITVSIIAVFVFVEPVRLFVIQNPAIYWVSFPVYLITYLVLVCCEGPRRRHPWNLILLLVFTLALSYMAGTISSFFDTKAVVLALGITAIVCVVVTIFSFQTKVDFTSCTGLLCALCVVLLVTGIITSIVLCFKYVPWLHMLYGACGAIVFTLFLAYHTQLLLGNRAHTISPEEYVFGALSLYVDIVQIFIFLLSVTGSSE; encoded by the exons ATGTCAAAGTCAGATCTCCCTCCAAGTTATGAAGAGTCCAGGCAGCAATCAAATGGCCAACAGCAACACGGAAACTACCCATACCCTCCCTATGGATATCCAACCCAGCCAGGGGTGAACACGGGCCCGGGACAGCCTGGCATACAGCCTCAGGCTGGACTGTGGCAAGGTCCAGGATATTCCTCATCAGCAATGCCAACTGTCATGCCCTCTTTCATAACACCAGGAATGTTTTCATCCAACCCCA GAGATGCAGAGGAGGTTTCATCAGCTGGCGTATGGGACAGCATGAGGGTTCGACATGCATTTATCAGAAAG GTTTATCTTATTTTAGCTGCTCAACTCTCAATCACTGTTTCAATCATTgcagtgtttgtatttgt TGAACCTGTGCGTCTTTTTGTGATCCAAAATCCTGCCATTTATTGGGTGTCATT CCCTGTGTATCTTATTACTTATCTTGTGCTCGTTTGCTGTGAAGGACCAAG gAGACGTCACCCATGGAATTTAATACTCCTCCTTGTTTTT ACCCTTGCCTTATCCTACATGGCAGGAACAATATCAAG TTTCTTTGACACCAAAGCAGTGGTCCTGGCTCTTGGGATAACAGCAATAGTGTGTGTAGTCGTCACAATCTTCAGTTTTCAGACGAAA GTGGATTTTACCTCATGTACTGGTCTGCTTTGTGCTCTGTGTGTGGTTCTCCTGGTGACAGGCATTATAACATCCATTGTACTTTGCTTTAAATAT GTACCTTGGCTACACATGCTGTATGGTGCTTGCGGGGCGATAGTATTCACATTG TTTTTGGCTTATCACACTCAGCTGCTCCTCGGAAATCGAGCACACACCATCAGTCCTGAGGAATATGTGTTTGGAGCTCTTTCCCTCTATGTTGACATCGTTCAGATCTTTATCTTTCTCCTTTCCGTCACAGGAAGTTCAGAGTAA